A region from the Colwellia sp. PAMC 21821 genome encodes:
- a CDS encoding VWA domain-containing protein: protein MIHFDFLWALIALPLPLLIYWLPAKKQVQAAPLKMPTIIKGMQTQEFAPEKKKTSLLILSLIWLLVVLASTQPQWLGEAVNVPTEGREMMIAVDLSGSMQVEDMTLNGRSVNRLDMLKVLLGEFIERRSGDRLGLILFGDDAYMQTPMTFDRKTVQQMLDETVLGLVGKQTAIGDAIALAVKRFDEKKDSNRVLLLLTDGQNTAGKITPDQALELAVAKDITIYSIGIGADVMIQNSLFGARRVNPSSELDEESLQRLADETGGYYFRARASEDMSKIYKLLDNLEPVEQEQQQMRPLTALYYWPLGLALLISLLTLLIKSVSNGQFFIRRKEVTGVKY from the coding sequence GTGATCCATTTTGATTTCCTCTGGGCGTTAATCGCTCTCCCCCTGCCATTACTTATTTATTGGCTACCCGCTAAAAAACAAGTACAAGCAGCGCCGCTTAAAATGCCCACCATCATTAAAGGCATGCAAACACAAGAGTTTGCCCCAGAAAAGAAAAAAACATCTTTGCTCATCCTCAGCCTTATTTGGTTGTTAGTTGTGCTCGCCAGCACTCAGCCACAATGGCTAGGCGAAGCGGTTAATGTGCCTACTGAAGGGCGTGAAATGATGATCGCTGTCGATCTATCTGGCAGTATGCAAGTAGAAGATATGACCTTGAATGGTCGCAGTGTCAATCGTCTTGATATGCTAAAAGTCTTGCTCGGTGAATTTATCGAACGCCGCAGTGGTGACAGGCTAGGTTTGATTTTATTCGGTGACGATGCCTACATGCAAACCCCGATGACTTTTGATCGTAAAACCGTGCAACAAATGCTCGACGAAACGGTATTAGGCCTAGTAGGTAAACAAACCGCTATCGGTGATGCTATCGCATTGGCTGTTAAACGCTTTGACGAAAAGAAAGATTCAAATCGCGTACTGTTATTACTGACCGATGGCCAAAACACCGCAGGAAAAATTACGCCCGATCAAGCACTTGAATTAGCTGTAGCAAAAGATATTACTATCTACTCTATCGGTATTGGTGCTGATGTTATGATCCAAAATTCATTATTTGGCGCCCGTCGTGTTAACCCTTCAAGTGAGTTGGATGAAGAGTCTTTACAACGCCTTGCTGATGAAACCGGCGGTTATTATTTTCGAGCCCGCGCCAGTGAAGATATGAGTAAAATTTATAAATTATTAGATAATTTAGAACCTGTAGAGCAAGAACAGCAACAAATGCGCCCACTAACCGCCTTGTACTACTGGCCTTTAGGTTTAGCTTTATTGATAAGTTTACTCACCCTGCTAATTAAGAGTGTTTCCAATGGTCAATTTTTCATTCGCAGAAAAGAAGTAACGGGAGTGAAGTATTAA
- the fadJ gene encoding fatty acid oxidation complex subunit alpha FadJ yields MTDVKNTEQKENNKTFSLARQENGIAHLIMDVKGESMNTLKAEFADEIAEILKEIREDKSIIGLVLASGKADSFVAGADVHMLANCTSASEATALSRQGQMIFDQLENLSIPVVAAIHGACLGGGLELAMACHARVCSDSPKTALGLPEVQLGLLPGGGGTQRLPKLVGIQKSLDMMLTGKQLRGIQALKAGLVNDVVPNSVLLKSAEQLALSGKAKPKARKLSIMDKLLEGNGLGRSVLFNKATKMVLSQTKGNYPAPLKIIDCIRTGVEQAPSKGYQVEADHFGQLVMSDVSAQLRQVFFATTDMKKEQGVEGVAPEKITKAAVLGGGLMGGGIAFVTATKAKLPVRIKDISHQGISYALKYGYDLLNKKVKRRFMRHSEMQSQLALITGTTDYTGFNNVDIVVEAVFEDLTLKQNMVAEIESHCKESTIFASNTSSLPIGKIAEKALRPENVIGLHYFSPVDKMPLVEIIPNEKTSDQTISTTVAFAKQQGKTPIVVKDKAGFYVNRILAPYMNEAAILLLEGCSIEALDKAMVKFGFPVGPMQLLDEVGIDVGAKIGPILQADLGDRFAPPAAFSKLIDDGRLGKKTKKGFYQYNTKSKKKVVDDSVYTLLGLQVSNTKVTDAQAERCVYMMLNEAARCLDEGIIRNARDGDIGALFGIGFPPFLGGPFQYMDKIGAITVVSKLTQWQAEFGERFTPCDALVKMAEQSDSFYK; encoded by the coding sequence ATGACTGATGTAAAAAATACAGAACAAAAAGAGAATAATAAGACCTTTAGCTTAGCGCGCCAAGAAAATGGCATAGCACATTTGATCATGGACGTTAAAGGCGAATCCATGAATACATTAAAAGCTGAGTTTGCCGATGAAATTGCTGAAATTTTAAAAGAGATACGCGAAGATAAGTCAATTATTGGCTTAGTATTAGCCAGTGGTAAAGCGGATTCTTTTGTCGCGGGTGCTGATGTACACATGTTAGCTAATTGTACCTCTGCTTCTGAAGCAACAGCTCTGTCACGCCAAGGGCAAATGATTTTTGATCAACTTGAAAACTTATCTATACCTGTGGTTGCTGCGATTCATGGTGCTTGTTTAGGTGGTGGATTAGAGCTTGCTATGGCATGTCATGCCAGAGTTTGTAGTGACAGCCCTAAAACTGCGTTAGGGTTGCCTGAAGTACAGTTAGGTCTATTGCCTGGTGGTGGTGGTACACAAAGATTACCAAAACTTGTTGGCATTCAAAAGTCATTAGATATGATGCTTACCGGTAAGCAGTTGCGTGGTATTCAAGCGTTAAAAGCGGGTTTAGTCAATGACGTAGTTCCGAACAGTGTTTTACTAAAATCTGCAGAGCAGCTGGCACTTTCAGGTAAAGCAAAGCCTAAAGCTCGTAAATTATCAATAATGGATAAGTTACTTGAAGGTAATGGTTTAGGTCGAAGTGTTTTATTTAATAAAGCGACCAAAATGGTATTAAGTCAAACCAAGGGTAATTATCCAGCACCTTTAAAAATAATTGACTGTATTCGCACTGGTGTTGAACAAGCGCCTTCGAAAGGTTATCAAGTCGAAGCGGACCATTTTGGTCAATTAGTCATGAGTGATGTTTCAGCTCAGCTTCGACAAGTATTTTTTGCTACCACTGATATGAAAAAAGAGCAGGGTGTTGAAGGTGTTGCTCCTGAAAAAATAACTAAAGCAGCAGTGCTTGGTGGTGGCTTAATGGGCGGTGGTATCGCTTTTGTAACGGCAACAAAAGCTAAATTACCCGTGCGTATAAAAGACATCTCACATCAAGGAATTAGTTATGCTTTGAAATATGGTTATGACTTGTTAAACAAAAAAGTTAAACGCCGTTTTATGCGCCATAGCGAAATGCAAAGTCAGTTAGCCTTGATAACGGGGACGACAGATTATACTGGTTTTAATAATGTAGATATTGTTGTTGAAGCCGTATTTGAAGATTTAACGTTAAAACAAAATATGGTGGCTGAGATTGAAAGCCATTGTAAAGAAAGTACTATTTTCGCAAGTAACACATCAAGTTTGCCCATCGGTAAAATAGCTGAGAAGGCTTTGCGTCCAGAAAATGTTATTGGCCTGCACTACTTTTCTCCGGTGGATAAAATGCCATTGGTAGAGATAATTCCGAATGAAAAAACCTCAGACCAAACGATTTCAACAACTGTCGCATTCGCTAAGCAGCAAGGTAAAACACCTATAGTTGTGAAAGATAAAGCGGGCTTTTATGTTAATCGTATTTTAGCGCCTTATATGAATGAGGCAGCCATACTATTACTTGAAGGTTGCTCTATTGAAGCGTTGGATAAAGCTATGGTGAAATTTGGTTTTCCGGTTGGCCCTATGCAGCTTTTAGATGAAGTGGGTATTGATGTAGGTGCTAAAATTGGTCCGATCTTGCAAGCGGATTTAGGTGATAGATTTGCACCTCCAGCGGCATTTTCTAAATTAATTGATGATGGCCGTTTAGGTAAAAAAACCAAGAAAGGCTTTTATCAATACAACACTAAGAGCAAGAAAAAAGTAGTCGATGACAGCGTATACACCTTATTAGGGCTACAGGTTAGCAATACAAAGGTTACAGATGCGCAAGCAGAACGTTGTGTTTATATGATGCTGAATGAAGCTGCTCGTTGTTTAGATGAAGGTATTATTCGTAATGCACGCGATGGTGATATTGGCGCTCTTTTTGGTATTGGCTTCCCTCCGTTTCTTGGCGGGCCATTCCAATATATGGATAAAATTGGCGCTATTACGGTAGTCAGTAAACTGACACAGTGGCAAGCCGAGTTTGGTGAGCGATTTACACCTTGTGATGCGTTAGTGAAAATGGCAGAGCAAAGTGATAGTTTTTATAAATAA
- a CDS encoding sigma-70 family RNA polymerase sigma factor, translating to MTKPQVSYNMATKQVRYEALVKALHADLYRYGYWLCNDKHIAEDLVQETFLRAWRALDSLKDEKAAKSWLITILRRENARRFERKRFEMSEYEEATITDAKATSSEQEIENHWLREKIAQMPEEYREPLVLQVIGGFTGEEIATMLSLNKNTVMTRLFRARNQLKEAVDDEPKLRGLHNG from the coding sequence ATGACAAAGCCTCAGGTCTCTTACAACATGGCGACAAAACAAGTTAGATACGAAGCACTCGTTAAAGCATTACATGCAGATTTATATCGGTATGGCTATTGGCTATGCAACGATAAGCATATTGCTGAAGACCTAGTGCAAGAAACATTTTTACGTGCATGGCGCGCGCTTGACTCGTTGAAAGACGAAAAGGCGGCAAAGTCATGGCTAATTACTATTCTGCGCAGAGAAAACGCCCGTCGTTTTGAGCGCAAGCGTTTTGAAATGAGTGAATATGAAGAAGCAACCATTACCGATGCAAAAGCAACCAGTAGTGAACAGGAAATTGAAAACCATTGGCTGCGTGAAAAAATAGCTCAAATGCCTGAAGAGTACCGCGAACCATTAGTGCTTCAGGTCATAGGTGGTTTTACTGGTGAAGAAATTGCCACCATGTTGTCGCTGAATAAAAATACCGTTATGACACGATTATTTCGTGCTCGCAATCAATTGAAAGAGGCCGTAGACGACGAGCCAAAATTAAGAGGTCTACACAATGGATGA
- a CDS encoding DUF58 domain-containing protein, whose protein sequence is MWFNQKKSTEQDNPQALLDELVSNGIELTIDELIRYQTKSSLINLAASKSSHGKMSGNYLARSKGRGMEFDEVRHYQNGDDIRAIDWRVTARTGKTHTKLFREEVERPVLIATDLSTSMLFGSRLLFKSVQAAHVASLVAWHAKSRGDRIGGVVFNQQSHTELKPRSRQQGVLHYLHALVKSHADSVQIASENLNKEQAKVAFEQNCARLRQLAKPGSLVYLITDAFSLSEEAVRHLANISRHCELVVCLISDPLEQQLPDSVQKISVAITNGDDDERQQFILGDKALAEKYHQQAMSLNNTMEQQLTKAGARLLHFCASEALETQLHRGVASWIR, encoded by the coding sequence ATGTGGTTTAATCAAAAAAAATCGACCGAGCAAGATAACCCGCAAGCATTGCTTGATGAACTGGTTAGTAATGGTATTGAATTAACCATAGATGAGCTGATTCGTTATCAAACGAAAAGCTCACTGATTAATTTAGCGGCCTCGAAAAGCTCGCATGGCAAAATGTCAGGCAATTACCTCGCTCGTAGTAAAGGACGAGGGATGGAGTTTGATGAAGTGCGTCATTATCAAAACGGTGACGACATTCGTGCTATTGACTGGCGAGTAACAGCGCGCACAGGCAAAACACACACAAAATTATTTCGTGAAGAAGTTGAACGCCCCGTACTTATCGCCACTGATTTAAGCACCAGCATGTTGTTTGGCAGCCGTTTGCTTTTTAAATCTGTACAAGCAGCACATGTGGCCTCCCTTGTAGCCTGGCATGCTAAGTCGCGTGGCGATCGCATCGGCGGAGTGGTGTTTAATCAACAAAGCCATACTGAATTAAAGCCGCGTAGCCGACAACAAGGCGTATTGCATTATTTGCATGCGCTAGTTAAAAGCCATGCCGACTCTGTACAAATTGCTAGCGAAAATTTAAATAAAGAACAAGCTAAAGTAGCCTTTGAACAAAATTGCGCGCGTTTACGTCAGCTCGCAAAACCTGGCAGTTTAGTGTATTTAATTACCGATGCATTTAGTCTTTCTGAAGAAGCCGTTCGTCACTTAGCTAATATTAGTCGCCATTGTGAATTAGTGGTGTGTTTGATCAGCGACCCACTAGAGCAACAACTGCCGGATAGCGTGCAGAAAATTAGCGTTGCTATTACTAATGGTGATGACGACGAGCGACAACAATTTATACTCGGTGACAAGGCACTTGCTGAAAAATATCACCAGCAGGCCATGAGCTTAAACAACACCATGGAACAACAACTCACTAAAGCAGGCGCACGCTTACTGCACTTTTGTGCCAGTGAAGCACTCGAAACCCAATTACATCGCGGAGTAGCGTCATGGATCCGTTAG
- a CDS encoding MoxR family ATPase encodes MAIEHFSSLKEHLSSQIIGQHALVENLLIALLANGHLIVEGPPGLAKTRAVNALAQGLEADFHRVQFTPDLLPADLTGTDIYRPEDGTFVFQPGPLFRNLVLADEINRAPAKVQSALLEAMAEGQITVGRNTYPLPELFLVMATQNPIEQEGTYPLPEAQLDRFLMHVEIDYPDAASELEILKLNRGEALKIEKQAVKEITQADIFAAREQVMQIHMAPAVENYIVDLIMATRQPEKYDDKLKQWLAYGASPRATIALDRCARARAWLNNRDFVSPEDVQAVFHNVLRHRIIMTYQAEAEGISSNQLLDHLLSLVAVA; translated from the coding sequence ATGGCTATTGAACATTTTTCCTCATTAAAAGAACATTTATCTTCACAAATTATCGGGCAGCATGCGCTGGTTGAAAACTTACTCATTGCACTTTTAGCTAATGGTCATCTTATTGTAGAAGGTCCTCCGGGTTTAGCAAAAACTCGTGCTGTTAATGCATTAGCGCAAGGCTTAGAAGCTGACTTTCATCGAGTGCAGTTTACGCCTGATTTATTACCGGCAGATTTAACCGGCACCGATATCTATCGTCCTGAAGATGGTACCTTTGTTTTTCAACCTGGGCCATTATTTCGTAACTTAGTACTAGCTGACGAAATAAACCGTGCGCCAGCAAAAGTACAGTCTGCTTTATTAGAGGCGATGGCTGAGGGTCAAATTACTGTCGGCCGAAACACTTATCCACTACCTGAATTATTTTTAGTCATGGCAACACAAAACCCGATTGAGCAAGAAGGTACTTATCCATTACCTGAAGCACAGCTCGATCGTTTTTTAATGCATGTTGAAATTGACTACCCAGATGCCGCCAGCGAGTTAGAAATTTTAAAACTTAACCGTGGTGAAGCATTAAAAATAGAAAAGCAGGCTGTTAAAGAAATTACGCAAGCCGACATTTTCGCCGCACGTGAACAAGTGATGCAAATTCACATGGCTCCCGCGGTAGAAAACTATATTGTTGACTTGATAATGGCAACTCGTCAGCCAGAAAAATATGACGATAAGCTAAAACAGTGGCTTGCTTACGGTGCTAGTCCACGTGCCACAATTGCTTTAGACCGATGTGCACGAGCAAGAGCTTGGTTAAATAACCGAGATTTTGTCAGTCCTGAAGACGTTCAAGCGGTTTTTCACAATGTATTGCGTCACCGCATCATCATGACCTATCAAGCTGAAGCAGAAGGTATCAGTAGTAATCAACTACTTGACCATTTACTTAGTTTAGTGGCGGTTGCCTAG
- a CDS encoding BatD family protein, with product MVRVIISLLAILLSFHSHALTQVSASVDKNPVMVNESLILTVTADDDIDRNALDTSALLTDFIVGRTSVNSQTSMVNFNTTRTTTWNTVLIPRQSGELIIPVFDIEGVKTQVIKLNVLAANKSAASSQQDLFITTQVSATDIYVQQQITLTVKLHFAAELKRGSLTEPTLAGANILQVGKDKESENIINGKRYRIIERVYAISPQESGEVTLNSPIFSGEIMMPSARRSNFLSFADTKPVSVVGDDIKLTIKAIPAQVNGAWLPSELLALHQEWQPEPSQFKVGEPITRTITLTAAGLSEEQLPEITMDVPQGLKVYPDQATLHTGLNNERLVSQKVINFAIVASQAGEYQLPEITVPWWNTVTNKAEVAKIPAQTITVLPNADITQIVTAPPSVALENTTPSPIVETVIIQPNNFLQWLFLALWLLTLVAWYLSAKRTTKPKRINGETSSKVNNAQLAIMAACKKNNGELALTCLLPWAQSQASSSSESESLTTLDSLHSYFNDQALTNAIIELQQSYYGKSPSDWSGNNLLAAIQMLHKKNHSKSADKKININP from the coding sequence GTGGTAAGAGTTATAATTTCTTTGTTGGCTATTTTATTATCATTTCATAGCCACGCGTTAACACAAGTCAGTGCCTCGGTAGATAAAAACCCGGTAATGGTCAATGAATCGTTAATATTAACCGTTACCGCCGATGATGACATAGACAGAAACGCCTTAGACACATCAGCATTATTAACCGACTTTATTGTTGGCAGAACCTCCGTTAACTCACAAACTAGCATGGTGAACTTTAACACCACGCGAACCACCACTTGGAATACCGTATTAATACCGCGTCAGTCGGGTGAGCTTATTATTCCAGTATTTGATATTGAAGGCGTAAAAACACAAGTTATCAAACTTAACGTATTAGCGGCCAACAAATCAGCAGCGTCAAGCCAGCAAGATTTATTTATCACCACTCAAGTATCTGCCACCGATATATACGTGCAACAGCAAATTACCCTAACGGTAAAGCTGCACTTCGCGGCAGAATTAAAACGCGGCAGTTTAACTGAACCGACTTTAGCGGGCGCAAACATTTTACAAGTTGGCAAAGATAAAGAGTCAGAAAATATCATTAACGGTAAACGTTATCGTATTATCGAACGCGTATATGCCATTAGTCCGCAAGAAAGTGGTGAAGTCACATTAAATTCGCCGATTTTTTCTGGCGAAATAATGATGCCTTCAGCCAGGCGTTCTAACTTTTTAAGCTTCGCGGATACAAAACCGGTTAGCGTGGTCGGCGACGACATTAAGTTAACGATTAAAGCTATTCCTGCTCAAGTTAATGGTGCATGGTTACCCAGTGAGCTGTTAGCTTTACATCAAGAATGGCAACCTGAGCCAAGCCAATTTAAAGTCGGTGAACCTATCACTCGCACCATCACCCTCACGGCAGCGGGTCTTTCAGAAGAGCAATTACCCGAAATTACGATGGATGTACCTCAAGGATTAAAAGTTTATCCTGATCAAGCTACGCTTCACACCGGCCTTAACAATGAACGTTTAGTCAGTCAGAAAGTGATCAACTTTGCCATTGTTGCCAGTCAAGCAGGTGAATATCAATTACCTGAAATTACGGTACCTTGGTGGAATACCGTGACAAATAAAGCAGAAGTAGCAAAAATACCCGCTCAAACAATCACGGTATTACCAAACGCTGATATAACGCAAATCGTCACAGCACCACCAAGCGTTGCCCTTGAAAATACAACGCCATCGCCGATTGTAGAAACGGTGATAATTCAGCCGAACAACTTCCTACAATGGCTATTTCTAGCTTTATGGCTATTAACATTAGTCGCGTGGTATTTATCGGCTAAGCGCACTACTAAACCTAAGCGAATAAATGGTGAAACCAGTAGTAAGGTTAATAATGCACAGCTTGCTATAATGGCGGCATGTAAGAAAAATAATGGCGAATTAGCCTTAACCTGCTTACTGCCATGGGCACAATCACAAGCATCAAGCAGTAGCGAAAGCGAGTCACTAACAACTCTTGACTCATTACATAGTTACTTCAACGATCAAGCACTGACTAACGCTATTATTGAGTTACAACAAAGTTATTATGGAAAAAGCCCTAGCGACTGGTCAGGCAACAACCTGCTCGCGGCCATACAAATGTTACATAAAAAAAATCATAGTAAATCAGCAGACAAAAAAATTAACATTAACCCTTAA
- a CDS encoding VWA domain-containing protein yields MADFHFIRPLWLLAIIALMFMLFMLKKLRVKQSGWQQLLPAHLAKVLVQGNTKAKSGSLVLPFFIGLLSIIAMAGPSWQKLPQPVYQVAQGSVLIMDMSYSMYSTDVAPNRLTRARYKAIDLLDNIKEGEIGLIAYAGDAFNISPLTGDSNNIKLLLPSLSPELMPVLGSNPFAALALANEMLVNAGHNSGDIYWFTDGIDNIDIQDITQWSRDHPYRLNILGVGTKTGAPIKLSNGELMKDDNGAIIVPKLPVQALRGLAQRGRGNYTTLTHDNKDIERLIYKPMVTDTDNTKESENTGDQWQEFGPYLLLLVLPLLLSYFRRGALLVTLPFALLLMPNKNAHADMWQDLWKTKDQQGQAHFKSEQYQQAAAEFKNPLWQGSAHYKAGDYEQALAAFQQENTADALYNQGNALAKLQKIDEAIAAYDKALQLDANLADAKNNKAILEQLKQQQENQDQQSGDDQQEQDKDQEQQNQDGESQNSQSQDGEDKKGEQQQSDQNGQQNSEPKDQSEQGESSEQQDSEDQQAQKDQQQADSEPQEQTDEQQAKEAQQAKDTEESNDAQSVEAKQIAEQLAKETEQKHQQLLNKVTDDPYMLLRNKMQLEYQKRNQDRRNVGVKKKW; encoded by the coding sequence ATGGCTGACTTTCATTTTATTCGCCCGCTTTGGCTACTCGCCATTATTGCCTTAATGTTCATGTTGTTTATGCTAAAAAAACTGCGTGTTAAACAATCTGGCTGGCAACAACTTTTACCCGCTCATTTAGCGAAAGTACTCGTACAAGGCAACACAAAAGCGAAATCAGGCTCATTAGTTCTACCTTTTTTTATTGGTTTGCTATCAATCATAGCGATGGCAGGTCCTAGCTGGCAAAAACTGCCACAGCCGGTGTATCAAGTAGCACAAGGCTCTGTCTTGATTATGGACATGTCCTATTCCATGTATTCAACCGACGTTGCACCTAATCGTCTGACGCGTGCGCGCTATAAAGCTATAGATTTACTCGATAATATTAAAGAAGGTGAAATCGGTCTTATCGCTTATGCGGGCGATGCTTTTAACATTAGCCCACTTACCGGCGACAGCAATAATATAAAATTATTACTACCGTCATTAAGCCCAGAGCTAATGCCTGTGCTGGGTAGTAACCCTTTCGCCGCACTTGCTTTAGCCAATGAAATGTTAGTCAACGCTGGCCATAACAGCGGGGATATATATTGGTTTACCGACGGCATTGATAACATAGATATTCAAGATATAACCCAATGGTCGCGTGATCACCCTTATCGCCTTAATATTCTTGGCGTTGGCACAAAAACAGGCGCGCCTATTAAACTCAGTAACGGCGAGTTAATGAAAGACGACAACGGCGCAATTATTGTGCCCAAACTGCCCGTGCAAGCATTACGAGGCCTCGCGCAACGCGGTAGAGGAAATTACACCACGCTAACTCATGACAATAAAGATATTGAACGACTGATCTACAAGCCAATGGTCACAGACACCGACAACACCAAAGAAAGTGAAAACACCGGCGATCAATGGCAAGAATTTGGCCCTTATTTGTTGCTCTTAGTTTTACCACTGTTGTTAAGTTACTTCAGACGTGGCGCACTATTGGTAACGCTTCCGTTTGCTCTATTATTAATGCCAAATAAAAACGCGCATGCAGATATGTGGCAAGATCTTTGGAAAACTAAAGATCAACAAGGCCAAGCTCATTTTAAAAGTGAGCAATACCAACAAGCTGCAGCAGAATTTAAAAACCCACTATGGCAAGGAAGTGCACACTATAAAGCCGGTGATTACGAACAAGCCCTAGCCGCGTTTCAACAAGAGAACACCGCTGACGCACTATATAATCAAGGTAATGCCTTGGCTAAACTGCAGAAAATTGACGAAGCGATAGCAGCCTACGATAAAGCTTTACAGCTTGATGCCAATTTAGCCGATGCAAAAAATAATAAAGCCATTCTTGAACAGTTAAAGCAGCAGCAAGAAAACCAAGACCAACAATCTGGTGACGATCAACAAGAGCAAGACAAAGATCAAGAGCAACAAAATCAAGATGGCGAAAGTCAAAACAGCCAAAGCCAAGACGGTGAAGATAAAAAAGGCGAGCAGCAGCAAAGTGATCAAAATGGTCAACAAAACTCAGAACCAAAAGACCAATCCGAACAAGGTGAGTCATCTGAGCAACAAGATTCTGAAGATCAACAAGCGCAAAAAGACCAGCAACAAGCTGACAGTGAGCCACAAGAACAGACAGATGAGCAACAAGCTAAAGAAGCTCAGCAAGCCAAAGACACTGAAGAGTCAAATGATGCACAAAGCGTAGAAGCAAAACAAATAGCTGAGCAGTTAGCCAAAGAAACCGAACAAAAACATCAACAATTACTCAATAAAGTAACAGATGATCCCTATATGCTACTGAGAAATAAAATGCAGTTAGAGTATCAAAAACGAAATCAAGATCGCCGAAATGTAGGAGTTAAGAAAAAGTGGTAA
- a CDS encoding DUF3379 family protein has product MDDLQFRRSILADPKSRDEAINASIKNDPAKQKFVQEIDNLDNKIAQAMNIPVPDDLVNKLILRQTLASHQQQKRKTRVRLAMAASVAFVMGLTVNFYMFSSTYKNLGDYAIAHVNHEAMHFSNNDQPNVTLASLNEKMATFKGSFDSTFGTLIFADYCRFDGSKSLHLVFQGKSSPVNIFILPEDEDIKFIANFANDKLQGKSLNFNQSNIIVVGDKQEPIQQWQERVNKNITWSI; this is encoded by the coding sequence ATGGATGATTTGCAATTTAGACGAAGCATATTAGCCGATCCAAAAAGTCGAGATGAGGCAATTAATGCCAGCATAAAAAATGATCCGGCAAAACAAAAGTTTGTACAAGAAATTGACAATTTAGATAATAAAATCGCACAAGCAATGAATATTCCAGTGCCTGACGATTTAGTTAACAAGTTAATTTTACGCCAAACATTAGCCAGCCATCAGCAACAAAAACGTAAAACACGCGTTCGTTTAGCCATGGCGGCATCGGTTGCATTTGTGATGGGTTTAACCGTTAATTTTTATATGTTTTCTAGTACATATAAAAATTTAGGTGACTATGCTATTGCACATGTTAATCATGAAGCAATGCACTTTTCTAATAATGACCAGCCAAACGTAACGTTAGCTTCGTTAAACGAGAAAATGGCGACATTTAAAGGCAGTTTTGATAGTACCTTCGGCACGCTGATTTTTGCTGATTATTGTCGCTTTGACGGCAGTAAAAGCTTGCACTTAGTCTTTCAAGGTAAATCAAGCCCAGTTAATATCTTTATTTTACCCGAAGACGAAGACATTAAATTTATAGCTAATTTTGCGAATGATAAATTACAAGGTAAGTCATTAAACTTTAACCAATCAAACATTATAGTGGTTGGTGATAAGCAAGAGCCCATTCAACAATGGCAAGAACGCGTTAATAAAAATATTACCTGGTCAATTTAG
- a CDS encoding DUF4381 domain-containing protein, which yields MDPLAQLSDIHLPSNIHNYPIAPGWWLLAIITLALIIYAVVKLRQYFIKRKVQKIALKQLSTATEISTMVTLLKWAALQYFPREKVAHLTGDAFKAFLVTTLTAKQQQKFADLSAEHFKSVYQSDSASQSTDDFSAAATLWLSHALPPKKDLSMSASSPAKSSNVLLDSSKKIEDKSVENKSVEDIVQNEGVKS from the coding sequence ATGGATCCGTTAGCACAACTCAGTGATATACACCTACCTAGTAATATACATAATTATCCTATTGCCCCAGGTTGGTGGCTTCTAGCTATTATCACTTTAGCGTTAATTATTTATGCTGTAGTAAAACTTCGTCAATATTTTATTAAGCGTAAAGTACAAAAAATAGCATTAAAACAATTATCCACGGCAACTGAAATAAGCACTATGGTCACTTTGCTAAAATGGGCCGCTTTACAATATTTCCCTCGAGAGAAAGTAGCTCACTTAACTGGCGATGCGTTTAAAGCGTTTTTAGTTACAACACTGACTGCGAAGCAACAACAAAAGTTTGCTGATCTTAGTGCCGAGCATTTTAAGTCTGTCTATCAAAGTGACTCTGCTAGCCAAAGTACTGATGATTTTTCTGCTGCCGCAACATTATGGCTTAGTCATGCGCTGCCGCCCAAAAAAGACTTATCTATGTCAGCCAGTTCTCCAGCTAAAAGTTCTAATGTTTTATTAGATAGCAGTAAAAAAATTGAAGATAAATCCGTTGAAAACAAATCCGTTGAAGATATTGTTCAAAATGAAGGAGTCAAATCGTGA